One stretch of Balneola sp. MJW-20 DNA includes these proteins:
- the recD gene encoding exodeoxyribonuclease V subunit alpha — protein sequence MNITDIINSWYESGELHPLSYQYTYLLKEMEPEIGEGILLLGILAVESVQNGHTCLKLDPKTLRNSFSYPYLEKFTDNKISEWVSEIMESDLVSTDGKTPFVFEDNRLYLQKYWVYENFIAEILSEKAKVINELTEKEIEVLDELFRSEDNLNNEQKVSIALALIKNLLFITGGPGTGKTYTVIKILNALLRSSPEDPRIAVCAPTGKAAQKLMDSIKAGLGDLGQSNLNIPNEAITVHKLLGADRFGSEFRYNESRKLPYEVIIIDEASMLDAGLWFNLLRAITLDTKVIFLGDKDQLASVEAGSLLGDICRGSEGFSHTISALLSRWTDVKNNIGQRSFPINDSVVFLKNTYRFSENSGIKMLSESIRKGDTKNLFKILNNNNLNDVRWVSDLRLIHDEVVNEFGVNLHKDVINTKDFFEISKQKKILCAIRNGFYGVAQLNDTIEKRIKIIEGVSENREWYDGRIILSTKNDNMTGIRNGEQGICSFIDGQSYVVFENQQDHSVPVQKLNSYEAAYATTIHKSQGSEFENVAVILPSKDNFGHVSRELLYTSVTRARKSVLLVGNQDMITHAVNNPITRNSGLAFKLR from the coding sequence ATGAACATAACAGATATTATTAACAGCTGGTATGAAAGTGGTGAGCTCCATCCTCTGAGTTATCAATACACGTATCTGTTAAAAGAAATGGAGCCAGAAATAGGGGAAGGGATACTGTTGTTAGGTATACTGGCAGTTGAGTCGGTTCAGAATGGTCATACCTGCCTAAAACTTGACCCAAAGACACTTCGTAATAGTTTCAGCTATCCATACCTAGAGAAATTTACTGATAATAAGATATCAGAATGGGTATCCGAAATCATGGAATCAGATCTGGTAAGCACAGACGGGAAGACGCCGTTTGTTTTTGAAGATAACCGCCTTTATCTCCAGAAATATTGGGTTTACGAAAACTTTATAGCCGAAATCTTATCTGAAAAGGCAAAAGTCATAAATGAGCTTACTGAGAAAGAGATAGAGGTATTAGATGAGTTATTTCGGTCTGAGGATAATCTTAATAATGAGCAAAAGGTATCAATAGCCTTGGCACTCATTAAGAATCTTCTCTTTATCACAGGCGGCCCCGGTACGGGTAAAACCTATACGGTTATAAAGATCTTGAACGCTTTATTAAGATCCTCTCCAGAGGATCCCAGGATTGCAGTTTGTGCCCCCACCGGGAAAGCGGCTCAAAAACTGATGGATTCAATCAAAGCCGGTTTGGGTGATCTCGGGCAATCTAACCTAAACATACCAAATGAAGCGATTACAGTTCATAAACTACTTGGAGCTGATCGATTTGGATCTGAATTCCGGTATAATGAATCCAGGAAACTTCCGTATGAAGTCATAATCATCGATGAAGCATCAATGCTTGATGCAGGTCTTTGGTTTAATTTACTGAGAGCCATTACTTTAGACACTAAAGTAATTTTCCTGGGAGATAAAGATCAACTTGCTTCTGTCGAAGCTGGGTCACTACTTGGTGACATTTGCAGAGGGTCTGAAGGGTTTTCTCATACAATTTCAGCATTATTAAGCAGGTGGACTGATGTAAAAAATAATATTGGTCAGAGGTCATTTCCCATCAACGATTCGGTAGTTTTTTTAAAAAATACATATCGGTTTTCTGAGAACAGCGGGATAAAAATGTTGTCGGAATCGATCAGAAAAGGGGATACAAAGAACCTATTTAAGATATTAAATAACAATAACCTGAATGATGTAAGATGGGTTTCAGACCTAAGGCTCATTCATGATGAGGTTGTTAATGAATTTGGAGTAAATCTTCATAAAGATGTGATTAATACAAAAGATTTCTTTGAAATATCAAAACAAAAGAAGATTTTATGTGCAATAAGAAACGGGTTTTATGGTGTCGCGCAGCTCAATGACACTATCGAAAAAAGGATAAAGATAATAGAAGGGGTTTCAGAAAATCGAGAATGGTATGACGGTAGAATTATATTATCAACCAAGAATGATAATATGACTGGTATCAGAAACGGAGAACAGGGTATTTGCTCTTTCATAGACGGGCAATCTTATGTCGTTTTCGAAAATCAGCAGGATCATTCTGTGCCGGTGCAAAAGCTAAATTCATATGAAGCAGCATATGCTACTACTATTCATAAAAGTCAGGGATCTGAATTTGAAAATGTTGCAGTTATATTACCATCCAAGGATAATTTCGGTCATGTTTCCAGAGAACTGTTATATACATCTGTAACAAGAGCCAGGAAATCTGTTCTTTTAGTTGGGAATCAAGATATGATTACTCATGCTGTAAATAACCCCATAACAAGAAACAGTGGGTTAGCTTTTAAACTAAGATAA
- the recB gene encoding exodeoxyribonuclease V subunit beta, translating into MNDPLNDFDVFKCQLNGRHLIEASAGTGKTYTITSLYVRILLETTLNPADILVVTFTEAATAELKQRIRNRVRESIEILRGKDAGEDDFLKGLKEHYEQSKAEELQEKLDKFDEASIYTIHAFCNRLLTELNVMFGVSADFEMLTNGSDLLQDAVDEFWRSFLSSELSHSEEQLIDLLSANNIGPEELAKRLKIIYSRPYAEVIPEPLDLESLSEELAHLNNTYQQIKSAFEQEERELKSLLFGNTLNGNKYRSNKKDEYYGYFLNWISQDRPSIDHFIQLDKFGQAMPSSVKKGHEAPNLKIFQLIDQFINRADVLKGSIHQFISLASLRTKEILNRLKEQMNVLTYDDLLGKVWSKLNNDPGQKLAKLIAAKYPIALVDEFQDTDPVQYEIFDKIYSFEDKNCLFMIGDPKQSIYGFRGADIYTYIDTKKVISPEKRYGLFYNYRSNNGLLNSYNRIFSSFEDPFILSSLQYQTVQSPENSTASGFYHNGEEADELYLIRVKDETVMNKGDATERVSDAAVNHILKLLDEKQGFSLANRPVAEKDIAVLVRDRFQGELVQNKLREAGLFSVLRVKDSIYQSYEAKELLILLSAVLNFEYEPFVKAALSTDYVGMSFHDLNELSSSSNRVNEILSNFQEIREEWFQSGISSAMQLIESYFEVQKKLGKYSNAYRKLTNYRHLKEQLLRLERGSQSEPAALLKTLSSHINDPGNSEAEEIRLENDEDLIQIITIHASKGLEFPVVINPFLWTPVNPPNKGEGILYLHKEDRRILDIRKKDISEDRKANELIAFRNDLSESVRLMYVALTRAKNACVIFLPDYSDLYLSPIGALVQSSDQLNNNLSDNIGSGKPEKIAPDQVADLYHKIIKVSDEDKSKASVKKNWPVKELNNISEARTLNRDDIYVKKKIISYSWLNRLGTQEEVNRFRDIDDSESIDNDNDRKERNPFNFPKGALSGSLLHDILEFADFSNIDALNEIIIDKLEQYNFDSGWANLLRKWIWECLNTDLGIKSIKLTDLEPNDTLKEMEFHFPIRSSDVSKIYKLLQYNHIDESIDALMGYLKGFVDLIFRWEGKYYIADYKSNYLGDTIDDYYPSALKNSIRSSKYDIQYHIYTVALDKFLSTRVKEYNYEKHFGGVFYLYLRGMKMDHRTGIYFDRPDAKDIESLSKILSS; encoded by the coding sequence ATGAATGATCCCTTAAATGATTTTGATGTATTTAAATGCCAGCTGAACGGAAGACACCTGATCGAAGCATCTGCCGGGACGGGGAAAACATATACGATCACATCTCTATATGTTAGAATCTTACTGGAAACCACATTAAATCCGGCTGATATTCTGGTTGTTACTTTTACAGAAGCAGCCACCGCAGAGCTTAAACAACGTATTCGAAACCGGGTTCGTGAATCCATAGAAATTCTTAGAGGAAAGGATGCAGGAGAGGATGACTTTCTGAAGGGACTAAAAGAACATTACGAGCAAAGCAAAGCAGAGGAACTTCAGGAAAAGCTCGATAAATTTGATGAAGCATCAATATACACCATTCATGCCTTTTGCAACCGATTATTGACTGAATTGAATGTGATGTTTGGTGTTTCAGCTGATTTTGAAATGCTTACAAACGGAAGTGATTTACTGCAAGATGCTGTAGATGAGTTTTGGAGGTCTTTTTTAAGTAGTGAACTCAGCCACTCGGAAGAACAGCTTATTGACCTCTTATCAGCTAATAATATTGGACCTGAAGAACTTGCAAAAAGGCTTAAAATCATTTATTCACGACCTTATGCTGAGGTTATTCCAGAGCCTTTAGACCTGGAATCTCTCTCTGAAGAACTGGCCCATTTAAACAACACATATCAGCAGATAAAGTCAGCTTTTGAACAAGAGGAAAGAGAACTCAAAAGCCTTTTATTCGGCAATACTCTCAATGGCAATAAATACCGCAGTAATAAGAAAGATGAATATTACGGTTACTTTCTAAACTGGATTTCTCAGGATCGACCATCAATAGATCATTTTATTCAGCTCGATAAATTTGGCCAGGCTATGCCTTCAAGTGTTAAAAAAGGGCATGAAGCACCAAATCTGAAGATATTTCAGCTTATTGATCAGTTTATCAATCGTGCAGATGTACTCAAGGGCAGTATCCATCAGTTTATTTCACTGGCATCCTTGAGAACAAAAGAGATACTAAACAGGCTGAAAGAGCAAATGAATGTGCTGACCTATGATGATCTTTTAGGAAAAGTATGGAGCAAACTAAATAACGATCCGGGTCAAAAATTAGCAAAGCTTATTGCTGCGAAATATCCGATCGCACTCGTAGATGAGTTTCAGGACACAGATCCCGTCCAATATGAAATATTTGATAAGATCTATTCCTTTGAGGATAAGAACTGCTTGTTTATGATCGGAGACCCAAAGCAATCGATATATGGTTTCAGGGGGGCAGATATATATACCTATATAGATACAAAAAAAGTAATTTCTCCCGAAAAACGCTACGGACTATTTTATAACTACAGATCTAACAATGGCTTACTTAACTCATATAATAGAATATTTAGTTCGTTCGAAGATCCTTTTATTCTTTCATCACTGCAATATCAGACCGTACAGTCACCGGAGAATTCAACAGCTTCTGGTTTTTATCATAATGGAGAAGAAGCGGATGAATTGTATTTGATTAGAGTTAAGGATGAAACTGTAATGAATAAAGGAGATGCAACTGAAAGAGTCTCTGATGCTGCGGTAAATCACATTCTAAAACTGCTGGATGAAAAGCAGGGATTCTCGCTGGCCAACAGGCCCGTTGCGGAGAAGGATATTGCTGTTCTAGTACGAGATCGGTTTCAAGGCGAATTGGTCCAAAACAAACTAAGAGAAGCTGGCTTATTTAGTGTTCTCAGAGTAAAAGACAGTATATATCAAAGTTATGAGGCAAAGGAGCTCTTAATACTGCTAAGTGCTGTTTTAAATTTTGAATACGAGCCATTTGTTAAGGCTGCATTGTCTACAGATTATGTGGGAATGAGTTTTCATGATCTGAATGAATTAAGTAGTTCCTCAAATAGAGTGAATGAAATTCTCAGTAATTTCCAGGAAATAAGAGAGGAGTGGTTTCAGTCCGGTATTTCATCGGCTATGCAGTTAATTGAATCTTATTTTGAAGTGCAAAAAAAGCTGGGTAAGTATTCAAATGCATACCGTAAATTGACTAATTACAGGCATTTGAAAGAACAGCTCCTGAGGTTGGAGAGGGGGAGTCAGTCAGAGCCGGCTGCTTTGTTAAAAACTCTCTCATCACATATAAATGATCCGGGAAATAGTGAAGCAGAAGAGATAAGACTGGAAAATGATGAAGACCTTATTCAGATAATAACCATTCATGCTTCCAAAGGTCTGGAATTTCCAGTAGTAATCAACCCCTTTTTGTGGACTCCTGTAAATCCACCGAATAAAGGTGAAGGGATATTATATCTTCACAAAGAGGATCGCAGAATACTGGATATTCGGAAAAAGGATATCTCAGAAGACCGAAAAGCCAATGAATTAATTGCATTCCGGAATGATCTTTCTGAGTCCGTAAGATTAATGTATGTCGCGCTGACCAGGGCAAAAAATGCTTGCGTTATCTTTCTTCCAGACTATTCAGATCTTTATTTAAGTCCAATTGGCGCTCTGGTTCAGAGCTCTGATCAATTAAACAATAATTTATCAGATAATATTGGCAGCGGGAAGCCCGAAAAGATTGCACCGGATCAGGTTGCCGATCTTTACCATAAGATCATCAAGGTTAGTGATGAAGATAAGAGTAAAGCTTCTGTAAAAAAGAATTGGCCAGTCAAAGAGCTTAATAATATTTCTGAAGCACGAACTTTGAACAGAGATGATATATATGTAAAGAAAAAGATCATCAGTTATTCCTGGCTTAACAGACTGGGTACTCAAGAGGAAGTCAACAGATTTCGTGATATAGATGATAGCGAATCCATCGATAATGATAATGACAGGAAAGAGCGTAATCCATTTAATTTTCCTAAGGGAGCTCTTTCCGGCAGTTTATTACATGATATCCTGGAGTTTGCAGACTTTAGTAATATCGATGCACTGAATGAGATAATAATTGATAAACTAGAACAGTATAATTTTGATTCAGGCTGGGCTAATCTGCTTAGAAAGTGGATTTGGGAATGTTTAAATACAGATCTTGGAATCAAGAGTATCAAACTTACAGATCTTGAGCCAAATGATACTCTCAAAGAGATGGAATTTCATTTTCCGATCAGATCTTCTGATGTGAGCAAAATATATAAATTGCTGCAGTACAATCATATAGATGAATCAATTGATGCTTTAATGGGGTATTTAAAAGGATTTGTTGACCTTATTTTCAGATGGGAAGGCAAATACTATATAGCGGACTATAAATCAAATTATTTAGGTGATACAATAGACGACTATTACCCATCAGCTTTAAAAAACAGCATACGGTCGTCTAAATATGATATTCAGTACCATATATATACAGTTGCGTTGGATAAGTTTTTAAGCACGAGGGTTAAAGAATACAACTATGAAAAGCACTTCGGTGGTGTTTTTTATCTCTATCTGAGGGGAATGAAGATGGATCACAGAACCGGTATATATTTTGATCGTCCGGATGCAAAAGACATTGAGTCACTTTCAAAGATCTTGTCATCATGA
- a CDS encoding exodeoxyribonuclease V subunit gamma, with protein MLNIFSASDLDVLFDQFISDIKYPEDPMEPVWIIIQNKETQEWLNLRVSEVHGIAANIKYILPSELLWNLYRAKDQSLKSELPSDKNSMVWAIHQILQNNKGLIPFIDRSDAPESKLLDISIQVADVFDLYQNYRPEMLEDWLQGKSVPDLHAWQVEIWKKLQVIWEHEDQWKIIPRRSEAFIELINWSRKGILDNNLPSDIYVFGISHTSKPQMDLFAELAGRINLNLYAFEVLSDSVGVHSLISKWTKVKKDQLDYLYERAKSIKSEISIKKTQEKIELPGNIHIHSCHSPERETEVLKNDILRCLEDDRSLDLEDILILVPDPEIYAPLIKGIFTDAERGKHLSVSDMTLSGQPEPSDSIELLLKLLKSDFKSGWISELFMDPLLKKRFGLTEDEVFRLEKWISDNNVFHGLGHSFNTPYSWKKGLSQMMLGFIMEPADLTIYKGMVPYQGAGSIADSDSLSGFSEMLRLIEKHKKFSEKSREIRTWLNWISDLSQDFLNTGDDHSDHPGKLNQLIRKLLSQAKYHNDPVEITFRQFSRWFSDQLPGIKARSGRFGQGITVSTYIPYRAVPFKVIAIMGMNEGTFPRKDIRPEFDIINSQPELGDRIQKEDDCLWFAETISAAGESLIITFIGKDQQNDREMLPSILIQQLMDKLAEDNEFQFIEHPLHPFSSKYFNGMLDPSYDHYSAQILQEINAEDVIPVFIDRDELPRIEIEEEIHFSELVSFFVNPARYYLKKTVGIDFRDDQFHLKERENFEIKGLNKYLLDQAIFKFKNKGFEESEVLRYLEASNLITGDQFNMNQVNDEIRIIDSLLEAVNFQQNEVEREILLDLDISGIKIVGEIGGVFGDQYVSFRVGKDKASVLVDHWLKYLLVSVADPSVRSATFWYKESSSSAIKNIEHISEKPIESLERLVSWFKLLNSISDLNFFPESSKSYTKAVMSGKSEEKATEDAQLQYSGNSHVRGEQVDYHFRLLWKGRDPLTEAAFKDNAMKFWEPYFNSIR; from the coding sequence ATGCTTAATATTTTCAGTGCATCAGATCTTGATGTTCTTTTTGATCAGTTTATATCGGATATCAAATATCCTGAAGATCCCATGGAACCGGTCTGGATAATTATCCAGAATAAAGAAACACAGGAATGGTTGAATTTAAGAGTAAGTGAAGTACATGGAATAGCTGCTAATATTAAATATATACTTCCTTCTGAATTATTGTGGAACCTTTATCGGGCAAAAGACCAGAGCTTAAAAAGTGAATTACCATCCGATAAAAACTCTATGGTATGGGCTATTCATCAGATACTGCAAAATAACAAAGGATTGATCCCTTTTATAGATAGATCTGATGCTCCTGAATCTAAACTTCTTGATATCAGTATTCAGGTTGCTGATGTGTTTGATTTGTACCAAAATTACAGACCGGAAATGTTGGAAGACTGGCTGCAGGGTAAATCTGTACCAGATCTTCATGCCTGGCAAGTTGAGATATGGAAAAAGCTACAAGTAATCTGGGAGCATGAAGATCAGTGGAAAATCATCCCACGAAGGTCGGAAGCCTTTATTGAGCTTATTAACTGGAGCAGAAAAGGTATACTGGATAATAATCTTCCATCTGACATTTATGTATTCGGAATATCTCATACTTCTAAACCGCAGATGGACCTTTTTGCTGAACTTGCGGGTCGAATTAACCTGAACTTATATGCTTTTGAAGTTCTTTCAGATTCAGTAGGTGTTCATTCACTGATCAGTAAATGGACAAAGGTGAAAAAAGACCAGCTGGATTACCTGTATGAACGTGCAAAATCAATCAAATCAGAAATATCAATAAAAAAAACCCAAGAGAAGATCGAACTTCCCGGGAATATCCATATCCATTCATGCCATAGTCCGGAACGTGAGACTGAGGTCCTGAAAAATGATATTCTAAGGTGTTTAGAGGATGACCGATCATTGGATCTGGAGGACATTTTAATATTAGTTCCGGATCCTGAGATATATGCCCCACTCATTAAAGGAATTTTTACTGATGCTGAAAGAGGGAAGCATTTATCAGTATCCGACATGACCTTATCAGGTCAACCTGAACCTTCCGATTCCATCGAGCTGTTACTAAAGTTGCTTAAAAGTGATTTTAAATCCGGCTGGATTTCCGAGTTGTTTATGGATCCATTACTGAAGAAAAGGTTCGGTTTAACGGAGGATGAAGTATTCCGGTTAGAAAAATGGATCAGTGATAACAATGTTTTCCATGGATTGGGTCATAGTTTTAACACTCCTTATTCATGGAAAAAAGGTCTGTCGCAAATGATGTTGGGATTTATCATGGAGCCTGCTGACCTGACTATTTACAAAGGAATGGTGCCTTATCAGGGAGCAGGATCCATTGCCGATTCTGATAGTCTATCCGGATTTTCTGAAATGCTTCGACTTATTGAAAAGCATAAGAAATTCAGTGAAAAATCCCGAGAAATACGAACCTGGTTAAACTGGATTTCAGACCTTAGCCAGGATTTTCTGAATACTGGTGATGATCACTCTGACCATCCCGGTAAATTAAACCAATTGATCAGAAAACTTTTATCTCAGGCTAAATACCACAATGATCCTGTGGAAATCACATTCAGACAATTTAGTCGTTGGTTTTCCGATCAATTACCTGGAATAAAGGCCAGGTCAGGCCGCTTTGGTCAGGGAATAACGGTTAGTACCTATATACCTTACAGGGCTGTACCATTTAAAGTTATTGCCATCATGGGAATGAATGAAGGTACGTTTCCAAGAAAAGATATTCGCCCAGAATTTGATATCATTAACAGTCAACCGGAGTTGGGAGATAGGATACAGAAAGAAGATGACTGTCTTTGGTTTGCAGAAACTATATCAGCTGCTGGTGAATCATTGATCATTACTTTTATTGGGAAGGACCAGCAAAATGACCGGGAAATGCTGCCTTCTATATTGATCCAGCAACTAATGGACAAGTTAGCTGAGGACAATGAATTTCAATTTATTGAGCATCCCTTACATCCATTTTCAAGTAAATACTTTAATGGAATGCTTGATCCTTCTTATGATCATTACAGTGCTCAAATACTTCAGGAGATCAATGCAGAAGATGTTATTCCGGTATTCATTGATCGGGATGAGTTACCCCGAATTGAAATTGAGGAAGAAATTCATTTTTCAGAACTGGTATCATTCTTTGTGAATCCTGCCCGGTATTATCTTAAAAAGACGGTTGGTATTGACTTTAGAGACGATCAGTTCCATTTAAAAGAAAGGGAGAATTTTGAGATAAAAGGCCTCAATAAATATCTATTAGACCAGGCAATATTCAAGTTTAAGAATAAAGGATTCGAGGAATCAGAGGTTCTAAGATATCTGGAAGCGAGTAATTTAATTACCGGGGACCAATTTAATATGAATCAAGTCAATGATGAGATCCGGATTATTGACAGTTTGCTTGAAGCAGTAAATTTTCAGCAAAATGAAGTGGAAAGAGAGATTTTACTCGATCTGGATATTAGCGGAATAAAAATTGTTGGCGAGATAGGGGGTGTTTTTGGGGATCAATATGTTTCCTTCAGAGTAGGTAAGGATAAAGCATCTGTTCTTGTTGATCACTGGCTGAAATACTTGCTTGTCTCAGTCGCAGATCCGTCCGTAAGATCAGCTACTTTCTGGTACAAGGAGTCTTCAAGCTCAGCCATCAAGAACATTGAGCATATTTCAGAGAAACCCATAGAATCGCTCGAGAGACTGGTAAGCTGGTTCAAACTTCTGAATTCCATTTCAGATCTTAATTTTTTTCCCGAATCATCAAAAAGCTACACCAAGGCTGTCATGTCTGGCAAGTCCGAAGAAAAAGCTACAGAGGATGCACAATTGCAATATTCGGGTAATTCCCATGTGAGGGGTGAGCAAGTTGATTATCACTTTAGATTATTATGGAAGGGCAGAGACCCTCTAACCGAAGCTGCATTTAAAGACAATGCAATGAAATTCTGGGAACCTTATTTCAATAGTATCAGATAG
- a CDS encoding ParA family protein — MKTIALTNQKGGVGKTTTTINVGAGLAKLGKKVLLIDLDPQANLTYSLRTHSHRLEKTIYHALRGQVNVDDVIVKHNGFDFIPSSLELSGAELELASEPARESLLKNVMKQLEGKDYDYVLIDCPPNLGLLTLNAFTAVKEVFIVLQSEYLALHGLSKLLDLIKVVQQRLNNKLEVGGIICTLYDSRKNLNKEVVGHIKDYFGNKVFKTIIRDNVALAEAPSHHKTIFEYDGNSSGAHDYFELAKEVKNGH; from the coding sequence ATGAAGACTATTGCGTTAACAAATCAGAAAGGAGGCGTTGGGAAAACGACGACCACAATTAATGTTGGGGCCGGACTTGCCAAGCTGGGAAAGAAAGTGCTACTTATTGATCTTGACCCGCAGGCTAATCTTACATATTCGCTTAGAACTCATTCCCACCGGCTTGAAAAGACTATTTATCATGCTCTGAGAGGGCAGGTTAATGTTGATGATGTTATCGTTAAACACAACGGTTTTGATTTTATCCCATCTTCACTTGAACTATCAGGTGCTGAACTTGAACTGGCATCTGAGCCGGCAAGAGAAAGTCTTCTAAAGAATGTAATGAAACAATTAGAAGGCAAAGATTATGACTATGTTCTTATTGACTGCCCTCCAAACCTTGGTCTGCTGACCTTAAATGCTTTCACAGCTGTTAAAGAGGTCTTTATTGTACTCCAGTCGGAATACCTGGCACTACACGGATTGTCTAAGCTTCTTGACCTAATTAAAGTCGTTCAGCAAAGACTTAATAATAAGCTGGAAGTGGGTGGAATTATATGTACGCTTTACGATAGCCGGAAGAATCTGAATAAAGAGGTTGTTGGTCACATTAAGGACTACTTTGGAAATAAGGTCTTTAAGACGATAATTAGAGATAATGTAGCCCTAGCCGAGGCACCTTCACACCATAAAACTATTTTTGAGTACGATGGAAATAGTTCTGGTGCCCATGATTACTTTGAGCTGGCTAAGGAAGTCAAAAACGGTCACTAG
- a CDS encoding acyl-CoA thioesterase, with protein sequence MRFFSRKLIKPTDLNAHGTLFGGAVISWIDEEAAIYVLCQLGKGNIVTKYMSEINFVNSAKLGDVIEIGMETVKFGRTSITVKCEVRNKFNKDTIITIDEIVFVHVDEFGKPKPHYISEPANE encoded by the coding sequence ATGCGATTTTTTAGCAGAAAATTAATAAAACCTACCGACCTTAATGCCCACGGCACCCTGTTTGGAGGTGCTGTAATAAGCTGGATTGATGAGGAAGCAGCAATTTATGTTCTCTGTCAACTCGGAAAAGGCAATATAGTGACTAAGTATATGTCTGAGATCAATTTCGTTAATTCTGCAAAATTAGGCGATGTTATTGAGATTGGCATGGAAACTGTTAAATTCGGTAGAACATCTATTACGGTTAAATGTGAGGTTAGGAACAAATTCAACAAAGACACTATCATTACTATTGATGAAATCGTCTTTGTACATGTTGATGAATTCGGAAAGCCTAAACCTCATTATATATCAGAACCAGCAAACGAATAA
- a CDS encoding taurine dioxygenase, whose translation MQNTKIIDITSLSEMLYGEKKYITEFSEAAIESFTEFRDNYALFLTDRDETNFRKAGHKIKPVAQMLGLSQIIEEYEHAKTLIWDEKPEQEIKHSIAKMNDICNEVIIDLNTVINS comes from the coding sequence GTGCAAAACACCAAGATCATCGATATAACCAGTCTCTCAGAGATGCTCTACGGAGAGAAAAAGTATATAACAGAGTTCTCCGAGGCGGCTATAGAATCTTTTACCGAGTTCAGGGATAATTACGCTTTATTTCTTACAGACAGAGACGAGACCAATTTCAGAAAAGCAGGTCATAAGATTAAACCGGTAGCACAGATGCTGGGACTTTCGCAGATCATAGAGGAATATGAACATGCCAAAACACTGATTTGGGATGAAAAACCTGAACAAGAGATCAAACACTCCATTGCAAAAATGAACGATATCTGCAATGAAGTTATAATCGATCTGAATACCGTAATAAACTCCTAG
- the galE gene encoding UDP-glucose 4-epimerase GalE, whose amino-acid sequence MSILVTGGAGYIGSHTVLELINKEKEVVIVDDLSNSNKEAIARLEKITGKSIPFFELDVSDKEALRKVFEKFQINAVIHFAGFKAVGESVQKPLHYYRNNIVSTLSLCELMDEFNVRNLVFSSSATVYGDPAEVPINEDFPLSATNPYGRTKLFIEYILKDLYHSDNSWNIALLRYFNPVGAHESGLIGEDPNDIPNNLMPYISQVAVGRLEQLSVFGNDYSTHDGTGVRDYIHVVDLAVGHIKALEKLQEEPGLVIYNLGTGKGSSVLDMIKAFEKASGKQINYQITDRRPGDAAICYADPSKAEKELNWKAERTILEMCSDTWKWQSMNPNGYEDPDQ is encoded by the coding sequence ATGAGCATACTCGTAACCGGCGGAGCCGGATATATTGGATCGCATACTGTTCTCGAGTTAATAAACAAGGAAAAAGAGGTCGTTATCGTCGACGACCTCAGCAATAGTAACAAGGAAGCTATTGCACGCCTGGAAAAGATCACAGGAAAGAGCATCCCATTTTTCGAACTGGATGTTAGCGACAAGGAAGCATTAAGAAAGGTTTTCGAAAAATTTCAGATCAATGCTGTAATACATTTTGCGGGGTTCAAAGCAGTAGGTGAATCGGTACAAAAACCATTGCATTATTACCGTAACAACATAGTTTCCACACTCAGTCTTTGCGAACTGATGGATGAATTTAACGTCAGGAATTTGGTCTTTAGTTCTTCTGCCACTGTTTATGGTGACCCGGCAGAAGTTCCTATTAATGAAGATTTTCCACTTTCCGCTACCAATCCTTATGGCAGAACCAAACTATTCATAGAGTATATCCTGAAGGACCTTTATCATTCGGACAATTCATGGAATATTGCACTGCTCAGATATTTCAATCCGGTTGGTGCTCATGAAAGCGGGCTTATCGGTGAAGACCCCAATGATATACCAAACAATCTCATGCCCTATATTAGCCAGGTTGCTGTTGGTCGCTTAGAACAGTTATCCGTTTTCGGAAACGACTATTCCACTCATGATGGTACCGGAGTAAGAGATTACATTCATGTTGTAGATCTGGCAGTGGGTCATATTAAAGCTTTAGAGAAATTACAGGAAGAGCCCGGCTTGGTGATCTATAACCTTGGCACAGGTAAAGGCAGTAGTGTACTGGATATGATTAAAGCATTTGAAAAAGCTTCCGGCAAACAAATTAACTACCAGATCACGGATCGCAGACCCGGAGATGCCGCTATTTGTTATGCGGACCCATCCAAAGCTGAAAAAGAACTCAACTGGAAAGCTGAGCGAACTATCCTCGAGATGTGCTCAGATACCTGGAAATGGCAGTCTATGAATCCAAACGGATATGAGGATCCGGATCAGTAA